One stretch of Narcine bancroftii isolate sNarBan1 chromosome 8, sNarBan1.hap1, whole genome shotgun sequence DNA includes these proteins:
- the LOC138740968 gene encoding late histone H2A.3, gonadal-like has translation MSGGGKGGKAKSRSSQTRLPFLLGRAHRHPRKGNYAELEYLTAEILELAGNAARDNKKTRIIPRHLHLAVRNDEELNKLLGGLTIA, from the coding sequence ATGTCTGGAGGAGGGAAAGGAGGCAAAGCCAAGTCTCGCTCGTCCCAGACCAGACTGCCGTTCCTGCTGGGCCGTGCTCACAGGCACCCAAGAAAAGGCAACTATGCTGAGCTCGAGTATCTGACGGCTGAAATCCTCGAGCTGGCCGGCAACGCGGCCCGGGACAACAAGAAGACCCGCATCATCCCCAGACATCTGCACCTAGCCGTCCGCAATGACGAGGAGCTCAACAAGCTACTGGGAGGGTTAACCATCGCCTAA